One Nicotiana sylvestris chromosome 12, ASM39365v2, whole genome shotgun sequence genomic window carries:
- the LOC104212648 gene encoding splicing factor U2af small subunit B-like: MAEHLASIFGTEKDRVNCPFYFKIGACRHGDRCSRLHTKPSISPTLVLSNMYQRPDMITPGVDPQGQPLDPRQIQRHFEDFYEDLFEELSKYGEIENLNICDNLADHMVGNVYVQFREEDHAASALQNLTGRFYAGRPIIVDFSPVTDFREATCRQYEENVCNRGGYCNFMHLKKISRELRKHLFKSRRRRSHSRSRSPRGHRNYDERPPGGRGFGRRGGGGGEHRYNDRGRRPRSRSPGRRSGHSRSPGGRRNRSPIREGSEERRAKIEQWNREREEAGSGRNHGSSTRREDRDGSAERRAKIEQWNREKEEAESAKYNNFDTDNGKSDGGDHYGEQFDDDYPKQQ; this comes from the exons ATGGCGGAGCATTTGGCTTCTATATTCGGAACGGAGAAAGATAGGGTGAATTGCCCTTTCTACTTTAAGATCGGTGCGTGTCGGCATGGTGACCGCTGCTCGAGGCTTCACACAAAGCCTAGCATCAGCCCTACCTTAGTGCTGTCTAATATGTACCAGCGCCCTGATATGATTACCCCTGGTGTTGACCCACAAGGCCAGCCCCTTGACCCTCGCCAGATCCAGCGCCACTTCGAG GACTTCTATGAAGATTTGTTTGAAGAGCTTAGCAAATATGGAGAGATTGAAAACCTTAACATCTGCGACAATTTAGCTGACCATATG GTTGGTAACGTTTATGTCCAGTTCAGAGAGGAAGATCATGCTGCAAGTGCTCTTCAGAATCTTACTGGAAGATTTTACGCAG gACGTCCAATCATTGTCGACTTCTCTCCAGTGACTGATTTTCGGGAAGCCACTTGTAGGCAGTATGAGGAAAATGTATGTAACCGAGGTGGCTATTGCAACTTCATGCATCTGAAAAAGATAAGCAG GGAGCTGAGAAAGCACTTATTTAAGAGCAGGCGCAGACGCAGCCACAGTAGAAGCCGAAGCCCACGTGGTCATCGCAATTATGATGAGCGTCCACCTGGAGGCCGTGGTTTTGGTAGAAGAGGAGGTGGAGGAGGTGAACACCGCTACAATGATAGAGGGAGGAGACCTAGGAGCAGAAGTCCTGGACGAAGGAGTGGACACAGCAGAAGTCCCGGGGGTAGGAGAAATAGAAGTCCAATTAGGGAAGGAAGTGAGGAGAGAAGAGCAAAGATTGAGCAATGGAACAGGGAAAGGGAAGAGGCAGGATCTGGGAGGAATCATGGCAGTAGTACGCGTAGGGAAGACAGGGATGGCAGTGCTGAGAGAAGGGCAAAGATTGAGCAATGGAATAGGGAAAAAGAAGAGGCAGAATCTGCTAAATACAATAATTTTGACACTGATAATGGCAAGAGTGATGGTGGTGATCACTATGGAGAACAGTTTGATGATGATTACCCGAAGCAGCAGTAG